Proteins co-encoded in one Nicotiana sylvestris chromosome 7, ASM39365v2, whole genome shotgun sequence genomic window:
- the LOC138872701 gene encoding uncharacterized protein has translation MPSYAKFLKEILPSKRKFEELYVVMLTELQNKLPQKLGDPGSFTISCTLGGVYFEKALCDSGASINLMSFSIFKKLNLGEMKDIDFIVLEMKECPDEPIILGRPFLATGYETSSSYFSIDMLNYLTDEFKDDQLSPDSMER, from the exons ATGCCTTCTTATGCCAAATTCCTAAAAGAAATTTTGCCAAGTAAAAGGAAATTTGAAGAACTTTATGTGGTGATGCTTACTGAacttcaaaataagctaccaCAAAAACTTGGTGATCCAGGTAGTTTTACAATTTCATGCACTTTGGGAGGAGTATATTTTGAAAAAGCACTTTGTGATTCTGGAGCTTCAATTAACTTGATGTCATTTTCtatctttaaaaaattaaatcttGGTGAAATGAAAGACATAG ATTTTATAGTACTTGAAATGAAGGAATGTCCTGATGAACCAATCATTTTGGGTAGACCATTTCTTGCCACAG GATATGAGACATCATCTTCGTATTTTTCGATTGACATGCTTAATTATCTTACAGATGAATTCAAAGATGATCAATTGAGTCCAGACTCAATGGAAAGATGA